In Acetomicrobium sp. S15 = DSM 107314, the sequence GCGAAAGAGGGGGGGCGAGTCCTTCTTTGGTAGGTTTAGTTGCAGACATGAAAGATCGGGTGAACGCCGTGCGCGAACGCATAGCCTTGGCTGCGCAAAAAGCAGGGCGCAAGCCTCATGAGGTTCGCCTCGTGGCCGTCTCAAAGGGTCGAAGCGTGGAGGAGATGATCGAAGTTGTGCGCGCCGGCGTGGATGCGATAGGCGAAAACCGCGTTCAGGAGGCTGCGCAAAAGCGCGCCCTTTGGCCGGCGTCTATGGCGGTTCCGTGGCACATGGTCGGGCACTTGCAGCGGAACAAGGCCTCAAAGGCGCTCGATCTCTTCGATATCATTCAAAGCGTGGACAGCATTCCCCTTGCGTATGTGCTTTCGTGCCTGGCCGCTCGGAGGGGAAAGATCCTCCCGATCCTCCTCGAGGTCAACGCTTCGCGCGAAGGGTCTAAATACGGATTTCCGCCTGAAGAGGCAGTAAATGCCGCGGAAGCTATCGCCGAGCTTTCAAATCTCAGCCTGCTCGGGTTGATGACCATAGGACCGCTTACGGACGATCGGGTGCAAGTGCGCAGCGCTTTCGAGCTTTTGCGCGAGTTGAGGGATAAAATAAACGAGACGCTTAAGTTGAATTTAAGCGAGCTTTCCATGGGTATGAGCGACGACTTCGAGATGGCCGTGGAAGAGGGAAGCACTATGGTGCGGATAGGACGCGCCATATTCGACCTCAAAAGGCCCTTTGAGGGGTGAGAAATATCATGATAAGACGCCTTTTTTATCTCTTGGGGCTTGCCCCGTCGCCAGAGGAAGAAGAGGTAGACGAAGCGGATTACGATCAGATCGAGGAGCGGCGCACTCGCCTCCTTCAAAGCCCGGCGCCCCAGGCGAAAGTGATAATCTGCCAGGGTGATCTGTGCGCCGAGAAAAAGGAGGAACTCGCCGAGGCGCTTCACAGGGGCCAAATTATTTTCCTCGATTTGCGCCACTCCGACCCTTCCTTGGGACAAAGCACCCTCGATTTCGTATGCGGCGTGGCTTACGCCATGAAGGGACATGTTATGCGTCTGTCGCCTGGTATATTTTTGGCCGCGCCTCGGAAAGGCCTGTTGGAAGTGTGGGAGGAAAAAGAGGAAGAAGAGGAGGAGGCCGGTGACTGAACTGCTGAAGGCCTTGGATGTGATAAACCAGACGTTCAAGCGAGCGCTTCGCGGTTACGATCCCGTAGAGGTAGATGAGTTCCTGGACAGGGTGGCCGACTCGCTCCAGGCGTATGCTGAACGTTGCGTGGAGCTCGAGCGAGAGCTCGAACGCCTCAAAGAACAGATTCGAGAGTACAAAGGGATGAGGGATTCCCTTCAGGAAGCGCTCCTGATGGCCCAAAAGAGCGCCGATGAGAGAGTGAGAGCCGCGGAAAAGCAGGCCGAAGCGATTGTGGCCGAAGCGCGCGCCCAAGCCGAACGTCTTCTAAAAGAGGCGGAAGACCACTCAAACGTCATAAAAGAAGAGATGTCCCGCCTTCAGCGAACCAAGCAAGACTTTGTCGCTGAATTTCGAGCCCTCCTCACCCGGTACCAGAACCTCATCGATTACGAGGGGGAGGGGAGTTGACCTCTGCTCTCGCCCTCTCTTCTCCCGTGCGGTACATTAAAGGCGTAGGTCCCAAAAGGGCCGCGTTGCTGTCGCGATTGGGGGTAAACAGGGTCGATGACCTCCTCTTCCTCATCCCGAGACGTTACGAAGACAGAAGACACCTTACGCCGCTGCGCTCCACGATGGCAGGCGGCTTTGCTACTGTTTTGGCCAGGGTGGTCGGCGTAGAGCGAAAAAGGGCACAAAAAGGGAATTTAGAGATCGTTACTGCGCTAATCACTGACGGCAACAGTTTTGCCAAGGCTATATGGTTCAACAGAAAAGGGATTGAAAAACTCCTCAAGCCCGGATGTAGCGTGGCGTTTTATGGGAAAGTGGAAGTGCGTTACGGTTGGCTTCAGATCGCAAATCCCGAGTTTGAGATCTTAGAGGGAGAAGCCTCACCCGAAGAGATGGGAAAGATAGTGCCGGTGTATCCTTCCACTGAAGGGTTGAACCAACGGTGGCTTCGTCGTAAGGTGAGGGAAGTCCTCGAACAGTTTCTCCCTTCTATAGAAGACCCTTTACCGCAGAGCCTTTTGGCCAAAAGAAACCTCCTGCCGCTGAGGGAGGCATTGAGCGGTATCCATTACCCCGAAAGTGAGGATCACTGGAGGAAAAGCAGGACCCGCCTCGCATATGACGAGCTCTTTCTGCTTCAGCTCGGCCTCGCCATGAGACGGAAGAGGTATGAAAGAGATCACAAAGCGCCGAGGCTCCTCTGGTCCGGTTCGCTGCAGAGGACATTTTTGAAAAACCTTCCATTCTCCTTGACCTCCGCTCAGGAGCGCGTCCTCGGCGAGATCGGTTCTGATGTAGAAAAGGATGTTCCCATGAATCGCCTCCTTCAGGGGGATGTGGGATCGGGCAAGACGCTCATAGCCATAGCCTCCATGCTTTCCGCGGTCGATAGCGGTTATCAGGCAGCACTCATGGCTCCGACGGAGGTGCTGGCCAGACAGCATTATATTAGGGTAAAAGAGACATTGGGTCGCATGGGCATCCGCTGCGCTCTGCTCACGAGCGGATTCAGCCAACCCGAGCGCGAGGCACGTCTGAAGGGCATAGCCTCGGGTGAGGTCGATGTGGTCATCGGAACACATGCCCTCATCCAGGAAGATGTGACCTTCTTTAAACTCGGGCTCGTGGTAATAGACGAACAACACCGGTTCGGTGTGCTTCAGAGGCAGACGCTCACCTCTAAAGGCCTTCACCCTCATGTATTGGTCATGACGGCCACGCCAATACCGCGCACGCTGGCCATATCCGTCTATGGGGATCTCTCGGTGTCGGTCTTGGACGAGTTCCCTCCAGGGCGAAAAGACGTGACCACTCGCTGGGTGCGCCGCAAGGAATTGGCAAAGCTTTATGACTTCATCCGCACTGAAGCAATGGCGGGACGCCAGATCTATTGGGTTTGCCCAGTAATAGAGGAAAGCGAGTCTCAAAACGTCACATCCGTCCTCGAACGGTATGAAAACCTAAAAGAAACCTTCGCCGATCTGAGGGTTGGACTCATGCACGGCCAGCTGAAAAGCGGCGACAAAGACGAGGTCTACGAGGACTTCGTCGGAGGCAAACTGGACATATTGGTCTCCACGTCTGTCATAGAGGTGGGCATAGACGTGCCTAACGCCACCACAATGGTGATAGAAGACGCCCATAGGTTTGGCCTGTCTCAATTGCATCAGTTACGCGGGCGCGTCGGCCGTGGCAGCCATAAGAGTTACTGCTTTTTGTTAGGTGAGCCATCTACGCCGGAGGGAGTGGAGCGGCTCAAGGTTTTGTGCGCCACGCAGAGCGGTTTTGACATAGCCGAATCCGATTTGCGATTGCGCGGACCT encodes:
- a CDS encoding DivIVA domain-containing protein → MTELLKALDVINQTFKRALRGYDPVEVDEFLDRVADSLQAYAERCVELERELERLKEQIREYKGMRDSLQEALLMAQKSADERVRAAEKQAEAIVAEARAQAERLLKEAEDHSNVIKEEMSRLQRTKQDFVAEFRALLTRYQNLIDYEGEGS
- the recG gene encoding ATP-dependent DNA helicase RecG, which gives rise to MTSALALSSPVRYIKGVGPKRAALLSRLGVNRVDDLLFLIPRRYEDRRHLTPLRSTMAGGFATVLARVVGVERKRAQKGNLEIVTALITDGNSFAKAIWFNRKGIEKLLKPGCSVAFYGKVEVRYGWLQIANPEFEILEGEASPEEMGKIVPVYPSTEGLNQRWLRRKVREVLEQFLPSIEDPLPQSLLAKRNLLPLREALSGIHYPESEDHWRKSRTRLAYDELFLLQLGLAMRRKRYERDHKAPRLLWSGSLQRTFLKNLPFSLTSAQERVLGEIGSDVEKDVPMNRLLQGDVGSGKTLIAIASMLSAVDSGYQAALMAPTEVLARQHYIRVKETLGRMGIRCALLTSGFSQPEREARLKGIASGEVDVVIGTHALIQEDVTFFKLGLVVIDEQHRFGVLQRQTLTSKGLHPHVLVMTATPIPRTLAISVYGDLSVSVLDEFPPGRKDVTTRWVRRKELAKLYDFIRTEAMAGRQIYWVCPVIEESESQNVTSVLERYENLKETFADLRVGLMHGQLKSGDKDEVYEDFVGGKLDILVSTSVIEVGIDVPNATTMVIEDAHRFGLSQLHQLRGRVGRGSHKSYCFLLGEPSTPEGVERLKVLCATQSGFDIAESDLRLRGPGEICGTRQHGITDFRVADLLRDASLLEMAREDANELISLDPNLEEFPSLKAKLLASLGEGLSLALTG
- the sepF gene encoding cell division protein SepF, translated to MIRRLFYLLGLAPSPEEEEVDEADYDQIEERRTRLLQSPAPQAKVIICQGDLCAEKKEELAEALHRGQIIFLDLRHSDPSLGQSTLDFVCGVAYAMKGHVMRLSPGIFLAAPRKGLLEVWEEKEEEEEEAGD
- a CDS encoding YggS family pyridoxal phosphate-dependent enzyme; the encoded protein is MVGLVADMKDRVNAVRERIALAAQKAGRKPHEVRLVAVSKGRSVEEMIEVVRAGVDAIGENRVQEAAQKRALWPASMAVPWHMVGHLQRNKASKALDLFDIIQSVDSIPLAYVLSCLAARRGKILPILLEVNASREGSKYGFPPEEAVNAAEAIAELSNLSLLGLMTIGPLTDDRVQVRSAFELLRELRDKINETLKLNLSELSMGMSDDFEMAVEEGSTMVRIGRAIFDLKRPFEG